CTGGCACAGCGTTGAGATGGAAGTGCTCGACTACCTGAGAAAGCGGTGGATGCCTGCCTCTCGACTGTGGATTACGGGCCACAGCTTGGGCGGTGCCCTAGCAGCGATGGCGGCAGTCTCGCTGGAATCGCAGGGCTTTCAGGTGAGCGGGCTATATACCTTTGGCCAGCCGCGTATCGCTGACTGGAAGCTAGTCAACTACATGAACAGCAAAATGCGCGATCGCATTTTCCGCTACGCCAACAACAACGATGTCGTGCCGCTAATTCCGCCGCCCATCTTGCCCTGGGTGCCCACCCGAGTCTATGGCCACATGGGCCACTTCCGCTACTTCGACTGGCGCGGCAACCTACAGCGTCAGTCTTTTCCCACCGAGCGCCTGCCCGATCGGCTGCTGGGCTACCTTATGGCCATCGGACGCCCCGGCCTCGACTCCATTGGTGACCATAAGATGGAGTTTTACCTAGCCAACCTGCAAAAGGCGCTAGAGAAGGAACAGGAAGAAGCCAAGATAGAAGCCGAAAAGAAGAATATCCATAGTCAATCTGTCGCTCCCCTCACCCCCGACCCTATCAACTAAGCTAGAAACATTGCCCCTGGATAGGCTTGTCTCGTAGCGACGCTGTGAAATATTCCCCCTCTCGCCCCATTCAACTTCGTAAATACATTCCCTTGGTGCTGGTGCTGGCCTTTGTGCTGGCGTTTACAGGAACGCTGGTGCGATTGCTGACCGACTCTTGGTGGTTCGCCTCGGTTGGCTTTGAGCAGGTCTTTTGGACCCGAGTGGGCTGGCAGGTAGGAATTTGGGCTGTCACGTTCACGGTGTATACGGCATTTCTGTGGGGCAACTACCTGTTAGCCCAACGGATTACCCATGACCACCCCTATGTTTATTTAGAAAAGTACGTTGAGCAAGGCAACCCGACCGTATTGCGAGGGCTGCCCCGCTATGGTGCGATCGCACTCATTCTGCTTCTGGCTATCAGTGCTGCCTTACGCAGCGCCGCTGCCTGGGAGACAGTACTCAAGTTTTTTAACCCTGTCCCGTTTAATACTGCCGATCCTATCTTTCAACGTGACATCAGCTTTTTTGTGTTTCGGCTGCCCTTTCTCCACGACCTACAAGACGGCTTGCTGGGGCTGCTAGTCTGGAGCGCGTTTCTGGCCCTGGGTGTCTATGTGCTCAAAGGCGAGATTCGACCAGAGCGGGGTTGGAAATATTTTTTAACCGGAGAGGCCAAAACCCATCTGTGCCTCCTACTAGCGGGTGTGGCATTACTGTTTGGAGCCGGCTTTTGGCTGGCCCGCTTTGACTTGCTGTATTCACCTACAGGCGTAGTATTTGGGGCTGGATACACCGACGTTCATGCTCGTCTGCAGGCCTACTGGATGATGGGCTTTGTCACACTAGCGGTGGCAGTGCTATTTGTCCTATCGCTCTGGCGTAGCGGCTTTTCTCTGCCCAGCTTTGCCATTGTGATTTACCTAGCAGTGTTGATTCTAGTCAACGGGCTCTATCCACTGGTGCAGCAAACCGTGGTAGTCGGCCCCAACGAACTAGAGAAAGAGCGGCCCTACATTGCCTACAACATTGAATACACCCGACGGGCTTACAACCTACAGCAAGTCCAGGTCGAACCCTTTCCAGCAGAAGAAATGCTCGACCGCGAGATCCTGCAGGGCAGCCAACCGACGCTGCAAAACATTCGCCTATGGGACAACGAACCGCTACTCAGCACCTATCGCCAAATTCAAGAAATCCGCCTTTACTACCGCTTTTCAGACGTTGACGTTGATCGCTATCGCCTCAGGAACGACTACCGACAGGTCATGTTGGCTGCCCGAGAACTGGCCTACAGCCAGGTACCTGAGGAGGCGCAAACCTGGGTCAATCAGCGGCTCAAGTTTACCCACGGCTTTGGCCTAGCCATGAGTCCTGTAAACCAGGTAACGCCCGATGGTCTGCCAGAACTGTGGATTAAAAACGTCCCCCCAGTGACTTCGGTCGATCTAGAGATTGATCAGCCTCGCATTTACTACGGTGAAGAGAATGACCACTATATCTTTACCGGCACCAGTACTGACGAATTTGACTATCCTCTAGACGACGAAAATGCCTCCTTCCGCTATAGCGGTGTGGGCGGTGTACCCATTGGTAGCCTGCTGCAGCGACTGACCTACGCCTACGACCTGGTTAACCTGCAGCTAATTTTTTCTAACTACTTCACGCCAGAGACGCGCATTCACTACTACCGCACGATTAAGGATCGGGTGCGTCAGGTCGCGCCCTTTCTCACCTTCGACAGCGATCCCTACATTGCCCTGATCGACGGTCGCCTGCAGTGGATCGTCGATGCCTACACGGTCAGCGATCGCTACCCTTACTCCGAACCTTTGAGCCGCAGCCCTGAGGCGGAGGTGGTTTTGCAGAGCAGTACCCTAAGTGATCTGGTGCGGCGAGACACTAACTACCTGCGCAACTCGGTCAAAGTTGTAGTCGATGCCTACGATGGCACCCTGCGCTTTTTTGCCATTGATGAACAAGATCCAGTGCTGGCCAGCTACCGCCGCATGTTTCCCAGCCTGTTTGAACCGGCAGCAGCAATTCCTGCCACTATCCGCGACCATCTGCGCTATCCCCCAGACCTCTTTACAGCCCAGGCTCAGGTCTACCGAACCTACCACATGGCCAACCCCGAGGTGTTTTACAACCGAGAAGATCTCTGGCGCTTTCCTAATCAGGTCTATGAGGGCAACCAGGTGATGATGCAGCCCTACTACCTGATCATGCGGCTGCCCGATTTCAACCAGGAAGAGTTTGTCCAGATCATGCCATTTACCCCAGCCAATCGAGACAACATGGTGTCTTGGATGGCGGGCCGCTCTGATGGTGAAAACTACGGCAAGCTACTGCTCTACGATTTTCCCCGGCAGGAACTGGTGTACGGCCCCAGCCAGATCGAAGCGCGAATCGATCAAACCCCAGAAATTTCAGAGCAGGTCTCGCTCTGGAGCCAGCAAGGATCGCGGGTGATCCGGGGAGACCTGCGGGTGATTCCCATTGGTACGTCGCTGCTCTACGTCGAACCGCTCTACTTGCGCGCCGAACAGGGTGAGTTGCCAGAGCTGCGGCGAGTGATTTTGGCCTACGGCGATCGCATTGTCATGCGCGAAACGCTGGAGGACGCCTTAAACGCGATTTTTGGTGAGGGCGTCGGCAACGTGGTGGCTGACTCTTCCCCGCCAGAGACTTCACCCACCGGTCCCTCTTTACCTGACAACTACTCGGCCCTGATTCAGTCAGCCCTAGAGGCTTACCAGAATAGTGAGGAAGCCCTACAGGAGGGCAACTGGCAGGCCTACGGCGAGAGCCAGCGGCAGCTAGGGGAGATCTTGCAGCAGCTGCAGCAACCGTAACTCTAAAAAGATATTAAAAAACTGGAGGCGCTTGAAGTGCCTCCAGTTTTGCTTTTGAAATTACTCTGCAACTACACTTTGAAATTACTTCACCATATTTGAAATTACTTCACCATATGGTGGTCTACGGCAAAACGCACTAGCTCAGCTCGATTGTTGGTGTCGGTTTTGCGGAACAGGCTGCTGACGTATTTTTCGACGGTACGAGGGCTGAGATAAAGCCGATCGCCAATCTGGGCATTAGACAGGCCGTCGGAAATCAAGGTGAGGACGTCTTGCTCTCGGGAGGTGAGATCAGGCTTGGGTTCTTCCGCTCGCTTTCCGAGCTTGGCCTTTTCGAGGGCCATGGCTCGGTCTTGAGCGGTTTGGAGGGCGACTTGGTTGATCCAGGCGGCCTGAATCAGCTGCGATCGCTCCAGTAGATTGCGCACGACTGCGCCGATTTCATCTAGCTCAAAGGGCTTGGGCAGGTAAGCATCACAGCCCATCTGGTAGCCCTTGATGCGATTTTCGGTTTCGGTGTGGGCCGATAGGAAGATCACGGGCAGCAGTCGCCAGGCGGGATGCTGTCGCACTCGCTGCACCAGTTCATACCCGTCTACGTGGGGCATGGTGATATCTGTTATCAGCAGGTGGGGCTGATATGCAAAAATTTGCCGAAAGGCATCCTCGCCATCGGTAGCTAGAAGAACCGAGTAGCCCTCAAGCTCCAGGTAATCGCTAATTGACAGGCGAGTTCCCTCGTCGTCTTCTGCGACCAGAATTGTCAGGGGCATAGCCTCAACTTACACTCTTGCGCCTACTTAATAGCCTAGGAGAGAACTCCTTGAAATGTATGTATCTGTTGCTGAAATTCAACTAAATTGAATTCTTTTGAAACACTTTTATGAACTAATGGTTTGATAGCACTCTTTGCCCTAAGCGACAACTGTCATTAGTTCAGCCTGCCATGTCTGACGAGCCTGCTCTAAATCAAAGGGAAAAGGCCGCCTTAGGGGACGAAACTCACGGGAATGGGTCGGCCCATGACGCAAGACTGCATTGACTAGAACGCAACTTTCTCCACTGAGGTTAATGGCTGCATGGGGAACGCCCGGAGGAATAGTGACCACTTGGGGCGTGCGATCGCACAGCCCAATATAGCGGTACTGTCGGTTTTGCAACACCACCAGCACCAAACTGCCCTTAACCACCAGTAGCTGATCGGTCTGGAAGTGGTGCACGTATAGGTCATCCACTGTCCCCGCCGGAATGTCTACCAGCATGGTTTCGTGGCTGGCCTGGGGGGTGTAAAAGGCGGCCATCCCGCCCTTCATTGAATCTAGCTTGCGAACCTGCACCTGGGCCGTAAGTCCCATAAAGCCTCCCGATGGGGCACGAGTCTGCTTATACAGTTTTCTTACTCACATACTAACGAATCATTAAAAAAATGCTTCGTCTTGAGAAATATGAGCCAAACTATGCTTCTAAGCCGACCCGGCTATCGGGGCCTAGGCTACCGCAATTTTAATCTCGTCAGGTTGACCCGGATCTCCCAGAATGGTCACGCTTCTCTGATTGGCGTTGAGGTGGCGAACAATTTTATAAATAGTCTCTACCTCGTCTAGGGAACCGACCTTAGCGGCCAGGTCAGCCAGCGTTAGCGGTTGGTCGCTAGCCTGCAGGGCCTGAATCACTTTGGACTGGAGATCGATAACGCTGGCTGCCGCCTTTTTCCCGGCCTCAACCCCTGGTTGGTGATAAGCGTTGATATTGACCAGGGAGGCATAAAATCCGACGGCCCGTTCGTAGAGGGCAATTAGCGCTCCTACCGTGTGGGCATTGACTTCAGGAATGGTCAGCGTGATCGAATCTCGGAAGTTTTCAAAGAGGGCCTGACGGGTGCCCTGCAGCAAGCCCAACAGGAAATCGCCCGAGGTCGCCCCTGCTTCGATTTCAACCGAGTCTCCCACACGGTCTTTGAGAACTTCGATAAAGGTGACAAAGAAGGTGGGCACGCCTTCCCGCAGCTGCTGCACGTAGGCATGCTGGTCGGTGCTGCCTTTGTTGCCATAGACCGCAATGCCTTGATAAACCACGTTGCCGTCCAGGTCTTTTTCCTTGCCTAGCGACTCCATCACGAGCTGCTGCAGGTAGCGGCTAAACAGCAACAGGCTGTCTTTGTAGGGCAAAATTACCATGTCCTTTTCGCCTTTGCCGTTGCCTGCGTAGTACCAGGCTAGGGCCAGCAGCGCAGCAGGGTTTTGGCGCAGATCGGGAACTCGGGTAGCCGCATCCATCTCTCGCGCTCCGCCCAAGATAGAGCGAATATCGATGCCCTGCAGCGCTGCTGGCAGCAGACCCACCGCCGAGAGTTCGGAGGTGCGCCCACCCACCCAGTCGTGCATGGGGAAGGTAGCTAGCCAGCCTTCCTGCTTAGCCTGCCGATCGAGACCGCTATCGACGCCGGTAACCGCAACGGCTTGGCGGGAGAAATGCAGGCCCCGCTGCTCTAAGCAGTGGCGCACTTCAACCATGCCATTGCGGGTTTCGGGGGTGCCCCCAGACTTGGAGGTGACGATCACTAGGGTCGTGGCCAGGCGGTCTTCTAGCCGCGCCAGTATCCGGTCAATGCCTTCTGGGTCAGTGTTGTCGATAAAGTGAATTTGTAGGGGCGGAAAGTCGGGGCCAAGGGCCTGGGCGACAAACTGCGGTCCTAGGGCCGACCCACCAATGCCAATGGAAAGAATGTCAGTGAAGCGCTCTTGCCCAGGTGGGTAAAGCACTCCGGTACGGATTTGGCTGGCAAATTGCTCAATACCGACCAGCGTATCGACGATGTCTTGGCGCAGTTCGGGGGTGGGAGCGAGATCGGGATCTCTCAGCCAGTAGTGGCCCACCATGCGGTCTTCATCGGGGTTTGCGATCGCACCTGCTTCTAGCGCCGCCATATCTTCAAAGGCTTTTTGAAAACGGGGCTGCATCTGGGCCACAAAGGCATCATCAAACCGCATGCGGCTGACATCCAGATAAAAGCTTAGCCCTTCGTTGTAATAGAGCCAATCCCGATAGCGTTGCCAGAGCGCCGCAGCATCATTCATGACCGTCACTCCTCTTTTCTTCCTGCTAAATCCAACTCTACTGCGTGAAGTTTAGGACACAATCGCCGGAATGCCCCTGAAGTGGTGATGAATTTAAACTGCGAAAAGAATTGATTAACCTTATCCTTCAAGTCTTTCGAATGACGGAGCCAGTCCTTGACAGACTGGGCTTAGGGTGCAAGCGGGAGATTGCGTCGCAAAAGGTTCAGCGGTTCCTAAACACTTTTACTTGACAGCCCTCAAAGAATACTCAGAAAAATTCTCTCCAAGGGCTGACCTGTTTAGACACTCATCCGTTGAGGTCGGCAGCTTCGGCAGTATAGCGCGTTTCCTACACAGCCTAGAAAAGCCGCCTTTCTGTCGTCATTCTGTTGGCAACAAGTCTCAGGCTTATTGAAACAGAATTGCAATAAGATTAGGTTTTAGGTATTCTAAATGACAGGCACCTCTAGCTTGCCCACCTTGGCAACAGCAGGCTGCTCGTAACGGCAAACCCTGAGCCGACCGCAGTTTTTGGGAGATAGCGATGAGAGAGGCAACAATTCGGCCCCAATTTCTAGAGGGCACGTATGTCGGTGAACTAAAGTCGCCTAAAGGCAAGCTGAAGGGAATTCGGCTGCAAACGGCCCGACAGGAGTACCCAATTAAGCTGCCGAAGTATCTTGTCCCTATCCTGACCCATGAGCTTGAATCTGGCAGCCCCATGCGGGTTTGGGTCACCCCCAAAAAAGATACCTGGATAGCCCTTAATATTATTCCGCTCAGCCCCAAAGAGCTGGCAGCCGAGTCGCTGCCGATCGCAACGCCAAGCCTAGCGCAGCCCAGCAAACCCTACTGTGTTCAAGTCTGTAGTAAGAGCAATTGCTGCAAGCGCGGTAGCAGTGAGGTCTACAGAGCCATGGAGGATGCGATCGCAACCAACCCCAGTCTCAGCAACATTCGTCTAGAGCCCACAGGCTGCCTGAAAGAATGTAAGAAAGGCCCCTGCATCCGCCTGGCCTCTACCGGCAAAGTATTTACCCAAGTAACTTGCGAGAACGCACCAGCAATACTGGCAGAACACGGTCCCCGTCCTCAAGTTCTTCGTTAGATATCGCTAATTAGACGGCCTAGGGCACAGTCAACCTATCCGGCCTCTGGTCATATAGGCTTCTTACGGTAACCAACAACATCAGGGGCGCATAAATGCACACCCCTGATGCAGTCTTAGATCCTACCCTTCGCCGCCTTCGCCGCCTTCACCCCCTTCAGTTCCTCCAGGGGCTTCAGGAACAGCTCCAGGGGCTTCAGGAACAGCTCCAGGAGCTTCAGGAACAGCTTCAGGAACGGTCTCCTCCGTAGGTGCTAGATCGCCCTCAGGTGCCTCTTCTACATCAGTAGCAGGGCCTTCACAGGCCACAAGAGTAGCTGCCAAACCTGCAGCCAAAAAAAGCCCGACTGGCTTGAGTCCTCTCATTATAGTTACGCCTTAGCTTCTACTTAACTAAATCGTGCATCCAAGAGATTAGCGATCAACGAAACCAACGTCAATCGTCTTAAAGGTATAGAAATACGCCAAAATCGGTTTTTTTGAGCCTTGGCATTAAGACGAACTGGCTATCTGATTCAGGCTCCAGTCATAGGGCAAATACTTGACTGTGGTAGCACCAGAAAGCCCAGCAGCAGGCAGATAAAGCTGGACATAGTCAGGCACAGAGGGCGCAACCCGCAAAAAGTCCTGACGATACCACTTAAAAATTTTGCTGCAGTACAGGGTCTGCTCAGCCGCTTCATATCTGACCTTCTGAGGGTTTTGGATAAAGCGCTGGGCATCTTCCTCAAGCTGCTGCTCAATCTGGTCGGCCCGATAGGCTCGATTGCGCAACAAAGGGCAGCCGGTAGAAGCACAAACTAGCGCAAAGTGAATGCGAGGTTCACTATACTGCTGCCGCAGCAGGCCATGCTCAATCTGGTTAAGACTAAGCTGCTGCCCGTTAAGGGTATAAATTGACCGGGTGAAGAACCGCCAAAACGCAATCCAGTTGGGAATGCCTAACCAAGTAGGCTGAATCGAGGCAATGGGATAGCGTTTTAACACTTGCTGAACGGTCAGAGCGTTGTAAAGGTTGAGCAGTAGGGCTAGGCTCTCCTGTCGATCTAGAGCTGCAGGGTCAAAGGATGAGAGAGAAGCCAGCCAGTCCTCCAACCAGGAAGCAGACTCGGCCTGCCAACGTCGATAGTCAACTCGCCCCTGCAGATTTACGTAAGTCTGCAGCATCTCATCCCAAGGGGAAACATTTATCATGACTGCCAACCTCCCTAATAGGCACGCTCATCTGCCAATGTAGTCCTTAAGCCTAAAATAGGGCGGGTCGTGCAGTTTCTGGCAAAAAACGTCCTATGCTCAGCTTTCTAGTCAGCCCGTTGCGATCTTGGGTCTGGCAGCTTGTAAAAACCAAAATTCGAGCGCGGTTTCCCTCGGTCAAACCCATCTCAACCCAGAGTCTAGCTACCTGGCTAGATCAAGCGCCCTTCCCGGTTTTGCTAGACGTGCGCCAAGCCGAAGAGTTTGCCGTCAGCCATCTCCCTGGAGCGCAACATACGCCAAATATTGAATCGGCTATTCAAACAGGCCTAGCACCCGATCAGCCTATCGTCGCCTACTGCTCAGTGGGATATCGCTCAGCCCGATTGGTTCAGCAGCTGCAGCAAGCAGGCTTCAGCCAAGTTTATAACCTGGAAGGGTCTATCTTCCAGTGGTTCAACGAAGGCCGCAGAGTCGTGCAAAACGGGGAGACAGCCGAACGAGTACACCCTTACAACAGCCTCTGGGGAATGCTCCTCACACCCAGCCGAACAACTCCTACAGAGGCAGAAGTGGAACCACAGCAATCATGTCGTTAGAGTTGAGGTGGGCAACAAAGTTAATCAATCCCAAAAGCAGACCAATGCCCAGAATCATAGAAACGGCAACTAGAAGTCGCCCTACAACGGGTTTCACAGGTTACTGCGCTCCCAAGCTCGCAATATGTTTAGTCCCCTACCCTATAGCCGGTTGCTGCCTACCCGCGTCTACCACGAGACGGACTGGGCGCGCTACTACTCGTTACTTGATCCTGCTAGAAATTGCCGGAGACTGCCTTTTTCAGATTGTCGGGAGTGCCAATATCAAGGTAGCGCCCGGTGGGGAAGACTTCTGCCTCAACCCGTAAGCCCGCTCCAATAGCGGCTTGAATCACGTCGCCAATAGGAATTTCGCTGTAGGAAGGAAACTGCTTCAGTGTTTGTGGCACCGTGCTGCCAATCAGTTGCTTTAGCTCGGCCTCAATAAATTGGTGCAAAAACTCAGTGAAGCTGGGCTGCCAAACTGCGATCGCCCACATATATTTCAGGTCAGTACGTTGCGACTTTTCAAAAATGGCTGCAACTCGACCTGCCTTATCAAACTCAACAACACCAACCTTTTCCGGCTGATCGGTAGGAAACAGCCCCAAGACGACATCGGCTCCCCCCGCTGCCTGTCTTGCCAGCAGTTTGGTGTAGGCCTCTTGCGGTTGAAACAAAATATCAGGAAAGCCTAGCGCCACTGTCGCCTCTCGGACAAAGGGATAGGCCTGGTTCAAGCTAAACGGCACTCCAAAGGGAACATGGACTGTGAGATAGCCCAGTCGCATGTCCAGCAGTGCGCCATCGCCTAAATAGGCTGGAATATCCCATTTCCCTGGCCGCAAAATTACCAGAGCTTCGGTAATTCCAGCCTGCCGCATGGCTGTTAATAAAGAGTGGCAAGCAACTTTAGGCCCTGTCCCAGCTTGAATGCCCAAGGGAAATAGCTCTTTGCTCATCGGCAGCGGCCCCAGGCGGGTCGCCTGTCCGGCAGCAGGCATTAGCCCAATGACTCGGGTCAGTGGCATGGTCGGCAGTTTTGTTAAAGGGACTCAGCGTTGAGGGGTTGACGGTAGAGACAGCGTAGCTGCCGCACATCTGCCTGGGTTTGGAATGAATCAGGCGCTGCAACAGCCTGCACTTCATTGAAGGCAATTTGAGCTGGGGGGGCAATAGCACCTAGGGGTTGGTTTTTGACCATGGCATCTGCGATTTCCTGCCGCACCGCTGGCTCTAGCGTTTGATAAAGCAAGCTCAAGTGCGGATTGAGCTGATAGCCAGCTGAGTCCGGCAAGGCCTGGCGAATTTGCTGAGCCAGTTGAAGAAGCAAATCGCTGGGCTGGAGCTGCACAAAAACGGTTTTAGCAAATACCGAACTCTGCTGTACACCCACAACATCTAGTGTAAAGCCAGGAATACCCCGTACCGCTACTGCTATCGCCTGCTGTAGGTTCACACTTGCAGGAACCGGCCCACTCTGCAAAGTGACATGAGGCAAAAAGGAGGTTGCCCCGTAAGCTTGAGCCAAGCTATCGATCAAAGCCTGAAAATCGGTTAGATATGGTTCAGACGGTACCAGCCAGAAAGAAATGTGACCCACACTTCACCCCCCCTTAAATAAATCAGAAGGAAAGAGCCCCCGCGCTCCTCTGCCCCTCTACCTTCGATGCCCTCAATGCCCCTTACTATCTCGCACAAACTGTACATCATGGATCGGACAGCGGGGCGTTTCTACAGTAGAGCTGCGGCGGTACCACTCTTGATGGCAGCTAGCGACGGGGCAGACATAGTGAGGGCTTTCAATCGGGTTGTGGCTACCGGTCAAAGGCTCGTAAGTTCTTAGCAATTTCAGGATGGCCTCGGCGGGGGTGTGCTCCTCTAGAGACAGTCGCAGCCACTCTCGCGTCAATTCGTGCTGAGACAGTACCGCTACAATTTGCTGGGTAGCCGGAGGTTCCGTCGGCCCCTGACTTAGCAAACCGGCTAGCTGGCCGTCTACCTGCTGAGCAATCGGGGTATCGAGAAGTTTGGGCAGGTAAGGCCGGATTTCTTGAGCTATGTTGACAATTTCATCGGCAGAATACATAAAAACACCCTAGGTTGAGTGAATGCCTCCATTTTAGTGGGATGTAATTGCGGCCCTTCCTCTGCCAGCGCTGCGACGATAAAACTATTTACACAGATCTGCCGCCTAGTAAGAATGTCCCTAGAGCCACCCAGGTAACCTATGTCTGAGGCTAACCCCTTCCCACACGCTGACCGATTGCCGCCAGGGTGCTGCTTGAGAAAAGCTAGGGCAGAAGATAGCTGGGCAATTCGCTGGCGGGTGCTGCAGGCTAGGCTAGACCCGACTCAGCTGCGCTGGCAGCAGTTTTGGGTGATTGAGTGCGATAAGGAGATGATCGCCTGCGGCCAGCTGCGCCAATTTGAGGGGGGCCAAGAGTTGGGCAGTCTGGTGGTTGCGCCCCAGTGGCGAGGCCGAGGCCTAGGCACACTACTGACCACTCATCTGATTCAGCAGGCTAGCGGCCCACTCTACTTGGAATGCTTGGGCGATCGGCTAGCTCATTTTTACTATCGCCTAAGCTTTAAACCGGCTACTTGGGACACTATGCCGCCAGCCCTGCAAAAAAAGTTTCGCCTCTCCCAACGGATTTCTCGCTGGTTGCGGCTGCCGCTGCACGTTCTTTGCTATGAAATTCCCCCACTGCAGCCCTAACGTTTAGGCACAATGAAGGAAGCGGGCAAGCGTTCTACCCTTGCCGTTTATCTCCGCTGTCAGAGCTGCCAACTGGCCAACATAGATATATGGAAAACTCTCCCAATCAAGCCTGGAATACGGACCTTTATCAAAGCAGCCATAGTTTTGTCTGGCAGTATGGGGAATCGCTGCTGGATTTGCTGTCGCCGAAGAGCGGTGAGCGGATTCTAGATTTGGGCTGTGGTACGGGGCAGCTGACGAATGCGATCGCAAAACGCGGAGCCACCACTCTAGGGACAGACGCGGATGCCGACATGATTGCCCAAGCCCAGAAAAACTTTCCTGAGCTTCAGTTTGAGGTGGCCGATGCCCGCTACTTTGTCATGCCGGATGCAGTCGATGCCGTGTTTTCTAATGCCGTGCTGCACTGGATCCAGGAGCAAGACTGGGTAGCTGAGCGCATCTGGCAAGCGCTAAAGCCAGGGGGAAGATTTGTAGCGGAATTTGGCGGTAAAGGCTGTATTCAGTCGATTTTAGATGCTATTCACATTGTTCGCTCTAATCTCGGCTACGGTCAGACCACCGCAGCTCCCTGGTACTTTCCCAGCGTAGGCGAGTATGCCACCCTGCTAGAGCAGCAGGGATTTGAGGTGAGCTTGGCGACTCTGTTTGACCGCCCTACCCCACTAGAAGGCGAAACAGGCTTAGCTAACTGGATCTTTATGTTTGCTGGACGCTTTTTAGGCGACTTGACTATGGATCAGCAGGCCGCCGTGATCAAGGCAGCAGAGGACTGGCTGCGCCCCTCTATGTATCAGAATGGGCGTTGGATAGCCGACTACCGCCGCCTGCGGGTTGTGGCAATCAAACATCAGACCATCTAAACCACAGACCCCCATTAGGCGAGCCTTCTTTGAGATTTGG
The window above is part of the Pseudanabaena sp. FACHB-2040 genome. Proteins encoded here:
- a CDS encoding UPF0182 family protein, producing the protein MKYSPSRPIQLRKYIPLVLVLAFVLAFTGTLVRLLTDSWWFASVGFEQVFWTRVGWQVGIWAVTFTVYTAFLWGNYLLAQRITHDHPYVYLEKYVEQGNPTVLRGLPRYGAIALILLLAISAALRSAAAWETVLKFFNPVPFNTADPIFQRDISFFVFRLPFLHDLQDGLLGLLVWSAFLALGVYVLKGEIRPERGWKYFLTGEAKTHLCLLLAGVALLFGAGFWLARFDLLYSPTGVVFGAGYTDVHARLQAYWMMGFVTLAVAVLFVLSLWRSGFSLPSFAIVIYLAVLILVNGLYPLVQQTVVVGPNELEKERPYIAYNIEYTRRAYNLQQVQVEPFPAEEMLDREILQGSQPTLQNIRLWDNEPLLSTYRQIQEIRLYYRFSDVDVDRYRLRNDYRQVMLAARELAYSQVPEEAQTWVNQRLKFTHGFGLAMSPVNQVTPDGLPELWIKNVPPVTSVDLEIDQPRIYYGEENDHYIFTGTSTDEFDYPLDDENASFRYSGVGGVPIGSLLQRLTYAYDLVNLQLIFSNYFTPETRIHYYRTIKDRVRQVAPFLTFDSDPYIALIDGRLQWIVDAYTVSDRYPYSEPLSRSPEAEVVLQSSTLSDLVRRDTNYLRNSVKVVVDAYDGTLRFFAIDEQDPVLASYRRMFPSLFEPAAAIPATIRDHLRYPPDLFTAQAQVYRTYHMANPEVFYNREDLWRFPNQVYEGNQVMMQPYYLIMRLPDFNQEEFVQIMPFTPANRDNMVSWMAGRSDGENYGKLLLYDFPRQELVYGPSQIEARIDQTPEISEQVSLWSQQGSRVIRGDLRVIPIGTSLLYVEPLYLRAEQGELPELRRVILAYGDRIVMRETLEDALNAIFGEGVGNVVADSSPPETSPTGPSLPDNYSALIQSALEAYQNSEEALQEGNWQAYGESQRQLGEILQQLQQP
- a CDS encoding response regulator transcription factor is translated as MPLTILVAEDDEGTRLSISDYLELEGYSVLLATDGEDAFRQIFAYQPHLLITDITMPHVDGYELVQRVRQHPAWRLLPVIFLSAHTETENRIKGYQMGCDAYLPKPFELDEIGAVVRNLLERSQLIQAAWINQVALQTAQDRAMALEKAKLGKRAEEPKPDLTSREQDVLTLISDGLSNAQIGDRLYLSPRTVEKYVSSLFRKTDTNNRAELVRFAVDHHMVK
- a CDS encoding dTDP-4-dehydrorhamnose 3,5-epimerase, which codes for MGLTAQVQVRKLDSMKGGMAAFYTPQASHETMLVDIPAGTVDDLYVHHFQTDQLLVVKGSLVLVVLQNRQYRYIGLCDRTPQVVTIPPGVPHAAINLSGESCVLVNAVLRHGPTHSREFRPLRRPFPFDLEQARQTWQAELMTVVA
- a CDS encoding glucose-6-phosphate isomerase, yielding MNDAAALWQRYRDWLYYNEGLSFYLDVSRMRFDDAFVAQMQPRFQKAFEDMAALEAGAIANPDEDRMVGHYWLRDPDLAPTPELRQDIVDTLVGIEQFASQIRTGVLYPPGQERFTDILSIGIGGSALGPQFVAQALGPDFPPLQIHFIDNTDPEGIDRILARLEDRLATTLVIVTSKSGGTPETRNGMVEVRHCLEQRGLHFSRQAVAVTGVDSGLDRQAKQEGWLATFPMHDWVGGRTSELSAVGLLPAALQGIDIRSILGGAREMDAATRVPDLRQNPAALLALAWYYAGNGKGEKDMVILPYKDSLLLFSRYLQQLVMESLGKEKDLDGNVVYQGIAVYGNKGSTDQHAYVQQLREGVPTFFVTFIEVLKDRVGDSVEIEAGATSGDFLLGLLQGTRQALFENFRDSITLTIPEVNAHTVGALIALYERAVGFYASLVNINAYHQPGVEAGKKAAASVIDLQSKVIQALQASDQPLTLADLAAKVGSLDEVETIYKIVRHLNANQRSVTILGDPGQPDEIKIAVA
- a CDS encoding (2Fe-2S) ferredoxin domain-containing protein encodes the protein MREATIRPQFLEGTYVGELKSPKGKLKGIRLQTARQEYPIKLPKYLVPILTHELESGSPMRVWVTPKKDTWIALNIIPLSPKELAAESLPIATPSLAQPSKPYCVQVCSKSNCCKRGSSEVYRAMEDAIATNPSLSNIRLEPTGCLKECKKGPCIRLASTGKVFTQVTCENAPAILAEHGPRPQVLR
- a CDS encoding DUF547 domain-containing protein, translated to MINVSPWDEMLQTYVNLQGRVDYRRWQAESASWLEDWLASLSSFDPAALDRQESLALLLNLYNALTVQQVLKRYPIASIQPTWLGIPNWIAFWRFFTRSIYTLNGQQLSLNQIEHGLLRQQYSEPRIHFALVCASTGCPLLRNRAYRADQIEQQLEEDAQRFIQNPQKVRYEAAEQTLYCSKIFKWYRQDFLRVAPSVPDYVQLYLPAAGLSGATTVKYLPYDWSLNQIASSS
- a CDS encoding rhodanese-like domain-containing protein, which encodes MLSFLVSPLRSWVWQLVKTKIRARFPSVKPISTQSLATWLDQAPFPVLLDVRQAEEFAVSHLPGAQHTPNIESAIQTGLAPDQPIVAYCSVGYRSARLVQQLQQAGFSQVYNLEGSIFQWFNEGRRVVQNGETAERVHPYNSLWGMLLTPSRTTPTEAEVEPQQSCR